From the Clostridiales bacterium FE2011 genome, one window contains:
- a CDS encoding ComEC/Rec2 family competence protein: MTNRQRSWLLPPAALALVAGVFLGRNAAGILLPLFACILTLSSVFFLKGWLRFSACIVFSVMFGLFAGSLAFHPYLPPEGEYDIQGVISDEVANGSFGQYRIALSDVTLDGRPLSGGAYWTFYSDEDHSSLLPGKAVSFTASLYHPRGADNPDGYDFREALLQRGITVGVYGKDSLTVQDPVCFSFAGFIASLRHRLSASLIAALGGETGAYASAMLLGMRSLIPSDDRQAFSRLGIAHILSVSGFHVGVLIGILNLLFHLLRLRQSVRLLLYAVLLFFYSSLCGMSQPVIRASLLMLLGLEGRILNRPRSGPHLLSAVLFIMVLFSPVQVTSASFQLTFCAVFGLVWVMPFIRRRKRFRSRILQYVFESLVLTFGIQLGLLLPELSFFQRLPLLVFLVNLPAMLISGMLILFFWLALLCLPVPFLSALLSVPLSSVTGFLLSGIRQLGALPGLTLWIHVPNLLTVFGVVLLFLGFCCFIRFHAGMRTGMLVLGAVLVVVSLFPAHHNGTEYIQLSAGNADAAVIWDQDKVYVMDTGEDDGTLSSFLRARRLTPDAVILTHLHTDHAGGLRSLIEDEIPVNTILLPEGAEAQDIHPEFIALLDQLQQSGTEIRSLSRGDVLPLPSGILTVLWPEHGKVRSGQDANKYSLVTRLTLKESTVLLAADLPGAYEQYCAAPSDLLKAAHHGSPSSSSPDFISAVSPKAILLSCRQSGRVADFRARSGDIPVYGTPEYGALTVRFEEGKFTVIPYLTP, from the coding sequence GTGACGAACCGCCAGCGGAGCTGGCTGCTCCCGCCCGCAGCACTGGCCCTGGTTGCGGGTGTTTTTCTTGGCAGAAATGCGGCTGGTATACTCCTGCCGCTTTTTGCCTGTATTCTTACCCTTTCATCCGTGTTCTTCCTGAAGGGGTGGCTGCGTTTTTCCGCGTGCATTGTCTTTTCTGTTATGTTTGGGCTTTTCGCGGGTTCCCTTGCCTTCCATCCGTATCTTCCGCCTGAAGGAGAATACGATATTCAGGGCGTAATTTCTGATGAGGTAGCAAACGGATCCTTTGGTCAGTACCGGATTGCTTTGTCTGACGTCACGCTGGACGGACGTCCCTTGTCCGGAGGCGCCTACTGGACCTTTTATTCCGATGAAGATCATTCCTCCCTCCTTCCGGGGAAAGCGGTCTCCTTTACAGCATCCCTGTATCATCCGCGGGGAGCTGACAATCCGGACGGCTATGATTTTCGGGAAGCCCTCCTGCAGCGCGGCATTACTGTAGGAGTGTATGGCAAAGACAGCCTGACAGTACAGGATCCGGTCTGTTTTTCCTTTGCAGGCTTCATTGCGTCCCTGCGACACCGGCTGTCCGCTTCGCTCATAGCCGCGCTCGGAGGGGAAACCGGAGCCTATGCCTCTGCCATGCTGCTGGGAATGCGTTCCCTGATTCCTTCCGATGACCGCCAGGCATTTTCCAGGCTTGGTATTGCCCATATCCTGTCCGTCAGCGGCTTTCATGTGGGCGTCCTGATCGGCATCCTGAACCTGCTGTTTCATTTGCTGAGGCTGCGGCAAAGTGTTCGCCTGCTTCTATATGCCGTTCTGCTGTTTTTCTATTCCTCCCTGTGCGGAATGAGCCAGCCTGTCATCCGTGCTTCCCTTCTGATGCTGCTCGGACTTGAAGGCCGTATCCTGAACCGGCCGCGTTCCGGCCCGCATCTGCTCAGTGCCGTTTTGTTCATCATGGTACTGTTTTCTCCTGTTCAGGTGACTTCAGCCTCATTCCAGCTGACATTCTGCGCGGTGTTCGGCCTCGTATGGGTGATGCCTTTCATCCGGCGCCGCAAGCGGTTCCGCAGCAGGATCCTGCAGTATGTATTTGAATCCCTTGTCCTGACGTTCGGGATCCAGCTTGGTTTACTGCTCCCTGAACTGTCCTTCTTCCAGCGTCTTCCCCTGCTTGTCTTCCTGGTCAACCTTCCGGCCATGCTCATTTCAGGAATGCTGATCCTGTTTTTCTGGCTTGCGCTGCTGTGTCTCCCTGTTCCCTTCCTGTCAGCGCTTCTGTCTGTCCCCCTTTCGTCTGTCACGGGCTTCCTGCTTTCCGGTATCAGGCAGCTGGGAGCATTGCCCGGCCTGACGCTGTGGATCCACGTACCGAATCTCCTTACCGTTTTCGGCGTCGTCCTTCTTTTCCTCGGTTTTTGCTGCTTTATCCGTTTCCATGCAGGAATGCGTACCGGTATGCTGGTCCTTGGTGCTGTGCTGGTTGTCGTGTCGCTTTTTCCCGCACATCATAACGGTACGGAATATATTCAGCTCAGTGCAGGGAACGCGGACGCCGCGGTCATCTGGGACCAGGACAAGGTTTATGTCATGGATACGGGAGAGGATGACGGCACGCTCAGCAGCTTTCTCCGGGCCCGCCGTCTCACACCGGATGCAGTGATCCTGACCCATCTGCATACGGATCACGCCGGCGGACTGCGTTCGCTGATCGAGGATGAGATCCCGGTGAACACCATTCTCCTGCCAGAAGGTGCCGAAGCGCAGGATATTCATCCGGAGTTCATCGCCCTGCTGGATCAGTTGCAGCAAAGCGGCACTGAAATCCGGTCACTTTCCCGCGGTGACGTACTCCCCCTTCCATCCGGCATACTCACAGTATTATGGCCGGAACACGGAAAGGTGCGTTCCGGCCAGGATGCAAACAAGTATTCCCTTGTCACACGGCTGACGTTGAAGGAAAGCACCGTTCTGCTGGCGGCCGACCTTCCGGGAGCCTACGAGCAGTACTGTGCGGCTCCCTCGGATCTTCTGAAAGCAGCCCATCACGGTTCTCCTTCTTCCAGCTCACCTGATTTTATCAGTGCGGTTTCCCCAAAGGCCATACTCCTCAGCTGCCGGCAATCCGGCCGTGTTGCTGATTTCCGTGCCCGTTCAGGTGATATTCCGGTATATGGAACACCGGAATACGGAGCGCTTACAGTACGCTTCGAAGAAGGTAAATTTACTGTTATTCCATACCTGACACCCTGA